A stretch of Eulemur rufifrons isolate Redbay chromosome 5, OSU_ERuf_1, whole genome shotgun sequence DNA encodes these proteins:
- the PMAIP1 gene encoding phorbol-12-myristate-13-acetate-induced protein 1 isoform X1, with translation MPMKKARKNAQPNPTRARTGTDRLGPAGAGIEEECALQLKRIGDKLHFEQKLLNLIAKLFRSGT, from the exons ATGCCCATGAAGAAGGCGCGTAAGAACGCTCAACCGAACCCGACGCGGGCTCGGACAGGTACTGACCGGCTGGGGCCCGCGGGGGCCGGG ATCGAAGAGGAGTGTGCCCTTCAACTCAAGAGAATTGGAGACAAACTGCATTTCGAGCAGAAACTTCTGAATCTGATAGCCAAACTTTTCCGCTCAGGAACCTGA
- the PMAIP1 gene encoding phorbol-12-myristate-13-acetate-induced protein 1 isoform X2 — MPMKKARKNAQPNPTRARTEIEEECALQLKRIGDKLHFEQKLLNLIAKLFRSGT; from the exons ATGCCCATGAAGAAGGCGCGTAAGAACGCTCAACCGAACCCGACGCGGGCTCGGACAG aGATCGAAGAGGAGTGTGCCCTTCAACTCAAGAGAATTGGAGACAAACTGCATTTCGAGCAGAAACTTCTGAATCTGATAGCCAAACTTTTCCGCTCAGGAACCTGA